The DNA segment TTCTTTTTCATTCGTTCAATCCCCATAACTTATCTTTGGTATTTTGCAATGGGTCTAGGGGTTATTAAAGCAGGATTAATGCATTATTTTACAAAGGTGTGTTCGACCTTAAGGAAGATAACTTTTTTGTTATCAAAAACTCCGGCATATGTCATATTCTTCGTAACTGCTAAATGTAACGCTGGCTGTAAACATTGTTTTAATTGGAAGAAGGTACAAGAACAGGGTGTATCAGACGATCTTAGTTTAGAAGAGATTGAAAAGATGTCTAAATCTTGGGGTAACATAAAATACATGACCTATAGTGGTGGAGAACCCAGTTTAAGAGAAGACATTGTGGAGATAACTCAAAGCTTCTTTAAGAATAACCACTTAGAAATGCTAAATTTTATTACCAATGGCTTTGCAGTTACCTCAGTTGTTAGCAAGATAAAAAAAATACTGAGAACTTGTCCTGGTTTAGACCTTACAGTGAGTTTTTCTATCGATGGTCTTGGGGATCAACATGATTCAATAAGAAACGCACCGGGAATCTTTGGGAGAGTGTTAGAGTCTATAGATAAAATAAGAAACCTAGAAAAGTATTACCCTAACCTGAAAATACTTGCTATAACCACTTATTCTAGCTTTAACAGAGATAATATATTTGATATTGTTGATTATATAACTAAAGGATTAAAATTAGAAATGATCCTGAATTATGTTCGCGGGGATACATTGGAAAAAAGCGCAGACCAAGTTGATTTGGATACCTATATGAAAGCGACCGAGACAATCGCAAAGCAAAACGCAATCAATTCCAGAAGATCCAGCATAGTTAGGGCACTGGATAATGTCTGCTTTAAGTTAATCGCCAAAACAAAAGAAGAAAAGAAGAGCTTAATACCTTGTTTGGTAGGAAAAAAGCTTATAGAAATAGGTAATGACGGTAGAATTTTCCCCTGTGAGATGTTGGATGTTGACTTTGGTAATGTATGCGATTTCAATTACGATATAAATAAAGTTTTAAAAACAAAAAAAGCTTATGATTTTTTTAAGTTTCTAAATAAAAGGGATTGCTTTTGTACCTGGGAATGTGCAATGAAAAATAATATCGTTTACTCTATACCGAAATACCCTAGTCTGTTTTTAGAATGGTTTAGACAAGGTTTAAGCTTAAAGAATTAACTATTTGAACTAATCGCCAGACTTTTTTATTTCTTTGATTCGCAAACGTTCTATAGTGGTTGTTCCCCAGGATTTTCCTACATGAATTTTTAAGACAATGCTTCCTTCGGTTTCTTTATTTTTACAACACTAGACGTTGACAGCCTCATCTGTTTGATATAAAATCTAAATTGAGGGTAAAGTGGTGGGGTTTACCTGATTTCGTAAAAAATAAGGGATTAATCATGTTAAGGTTTGGAGTTGTGGGATTTGGTAAAATGGGGATGCTGCATACCAGTATTTTGAATTCACTTAAGAACGTTGAACTTGCTGCGATTGTAGATAACTCTAAACTTATCCTGAGTTCTATCCAGACTTTAATGCCTCATGTTAAAACATATAAAGACCACAAAAACATGTTAATGAATGAAAATCTGGATTTTGTCGTAATATCTACGCCGGTTCACACACATACAAAGATAGCAATAGATTGTATAGAGAATGGATGCCACGTATTTCTTGAAAAACCAGCGGCGCAGAATTTAGAAGATTTTTACACCTTAAGGGAAGCAAGTTTGAGAAATAGTGATTTGATGATAATTACAGGCTACTGTTACAGGTACAGAAGCACTTTTAAGAAGGTAAAGGAAATACTTGATAGCGGTCTGCTCGGTAAAATTATTCTTTTTAACGGTGTAATGTACTCTTCAGACATTCGTAAGCCTGAGAGAGGATGGCGTTTCAAGAAAAGCGAATCAGGCGGGGGAGTCATCATAGATTCCACTTCTCATGTTATTGATATGTTAGCCTGGTATCTGGGAAAACCTCATGAAATTATGGCAAGAACATCTAATTGGTATTCAAAAGAGGTAGAGGACTATGTGCACGCGGTATATAGCTTCAATGATGGGCTGACGGGATGGATTGAATCTTCATGGGCAGTGCCAAACTACCGCGTTCCCAGCATGAAAATACATCTGATAGGAACAAAAGGTGAGGTGATAGTAACAACAGACGAAGTTAGATTGTTTTTAAATGAAGGCGGTGGGGCATACAAAAAAGGATGGACAGTTCAGTACGCTGTAGACCTGAGGCCCCCCGTAAATTTTGAAATATTCGAAGAGTTTTACACTCTGCAGTTAGAAGAATTCATCGCATGTATAACTCACAAGTCAGATCATTTAAACAGTCTGCCTCATACGGGTGTTACACAGCAAATAATTGAAACAATCTATAAGTCTTCAGCCGTGAATGGTCAGGGAATAACGATGGATTTGGAGGAATTATAAGTATGTCTGCAAGGATTGACAATATAATTTTAGGAGATAACCAATTTTCAGGCGTTAATCATTTATCTCAAGCTCTCGGACAACTCAAGGC comes from the bacterium genome and includes:
- a CDS encoding Gfo/Idh/MocA family oxidoreductase — encoded protein: MLRFGVVGFGKMGMLHTSILNSLKNVELAAIVDNSKLILSSIQTLMPHVKTYKDHKNMLMNENLDFVVISTPVHTHTKIAIDCIENGCHVFLEKPAAQNLEDFYTLREASLRNSDLMIITGYCYRYRSTFKKVKEILDSGLLGKIILFNGVMYSSDIRKPERGWRFKKSESGGGVIIDSTSHVIDMLAWYLGKPHEIMARTSNWYSKEVEDYVHAVYSFNDGLTGWIESSWAVPNYRVPSMKIHLIGTKGEVIVTTDEVRLFLNEGGGAYKKGWTVQYAVDLRPPVNFEIFEEFYTLQLEEFIACITHKSDHLNSLPHTGVTQQIIETIYKSSAVNGQGITMDLEEL
- a CDS encoding glycosyltransferase; translation: MKTNLMLSVVVPVYNDQKYLEGCLRSIFGSDYPDFEVIVVNDASTDDSLEIARKFPCQIVDLKTNAGVANARNKGANNAKGDILVFFDSDVEVERDTLSRFAKAHQRTDIKVCQCQISPCSLTPGYIPELMAVIWNYVACLMAPYSTAVRSMSFSIDKSVFFEIGGFNTVFKSAGGEEYEIGRVIQQHDYRIFLDSSFRIHHNFENFLSRFKKLFRRSYVYGRFVLQRNFKLDRGHGTLKEGINSLLSVIGILELLISSFIGWTFLLFLATIIIQLLSDLDQGIYVTRKKGLFFFIRSIPITYLWYFAMGLGVIKAGLMHYFTKVCSTLRKITFLLSKTPAYVIFFVTAKCNAGCKHCFNWKKVQEQGVSDDLSLEEIEKMSKSWGNIKYMTYSGGEPSLREDIVEITQSFFKNNHLEMLNFITNGFAVTSVVSKIKKILRTCPGLDLTVSFSIDGLGDQHDSIRNAPGIFGRVLESIDKIRNLEKYYPNLKILAITTYSSFNRDNIFDIVDYITKGLKLEMILNYVRGDTLEKSADQVDLDTYMKATETIAKQNAINSRRSSIVRALDNVCFKLIAKTKEEKKSLIPCLVGKKLIEIGNDGRIFPCEMLDVDFGNVCDFNYDINKVLKTKKAYDFFKFLNKRDCFCTWECAMKNNIVYSIPKYPSLFLEWFRQGLSLKN